The genomic region CCGAAATATTGGGTTCGTCCATTAGCCCAGCGGCAATGAACGCCGGAAATGCCTTAGGGGCGTATCTGGCGGGTATTCCGTTAACAATGGGTTATGGTTATACCGCACCGGATTGGGTGGGTGTTGCACTGGCTTTTGTCGGGATTTTGATCGCGCTGGCTTTATTTTTTCACCGAAAACAAAAAGAGACTACTTTAATTACATGTAAAGCATAACAATATGGAACAATTAAAAGGAAAAACCGCTCTGATTACCGGAGCCGGAAAAGGATTAGGAAAAGCGGTGGCATTCGCATTGGCTGCCGAAGGGGTTCATCTGGCGTTAGTATCGCGAACCGAATCGGATTTAGCAGCATTAACAGCAGCGATTCAAAAGGAATACCCTAACATTAACATTGAGTTTGAAACGGCTGATGTGGCCGATTTTAATTCGGTTACCACGGCTATAACAAACCTAAAAGCGAAAATCGGAAACATCGACATTCTGATCAATAATGCGGGTATTGGGAAATTTGCCAAGTTTATGGATTATGAAGTAAACGAATGGGAAAACATTATTAAGGTGAACCTTTTGGGTGCGTATTATGTGATCCGTGCCGTATTACCGGAAATGTTAGAACGTCAAACGGGTGATATTATTAACGTGGCTTCCAGTGCCGGTCAGCGTGGTTCTGCGTTGACAAGCGCTTATAGTGCATCGAAATTCGGATTAAACGGTTTGTCGGAAGCGTTGATGCAAGAGGTTCGTAAATCGAATATCCGGGTTTTTACGATGAATCCAAGTACGATTGCAACCGATTTATCGGTAAGCTTAAACCTAACAGATGGGAATCCGGAAAGTGTATTACAGCCGGAAGATTTTGCGGAAGTATTGGTTTCACAATTAAAATTAAACCGTAGGGCTTTTGTAAAAGACGTAAGCCTTTGGTCCACCAATCCATAATATAGCGTCTACCTACTATATATAACCTACACTAATGTAAAAATCCTGTAATTCGTTACAGGATTTTTTTTATGCTAAACAACTAAAAACGTGTACTATATAACTACGGATAGTACTTCTTTTTTAGCCATAAACTTACCTTTACTAAGGAAATCAATACCGGAACTTCAACCAAAGGACCAATAACACCCACAAAAGCCTGTGGTGAATGAATGCCAAAAACAG from Flavobacterium sp. WV_118_3 harbors:
- a CDS encoding 3-ketoacyl-ACP reductase is translated as MEQLKGKTALITGAGKGLGKAVAFALAAEGVHLALVSRTESDLAALTAAIQKEYPNINIEFETADVADFNSVTTAITNLKAKIGNIDILINNAGIGKFAKFMDYEVNEWENIIKVNLLGAYYVIRAVLPEMLERQTGDIINVASSAGQRGSALTSAYSASKFGLNGLSEALMQEVRKSNIRVFTMNPSTIATDLSVSLNLTDGNPESVLQPEDFAEVLVSQLKLNRRAFVKDVSLWSTNP